CCGGGGAGCGGCCGCGCTGGGCCTGCCAGGCGCGCGCCACGTCCTTGATGGAGGGCCGGTCCTCGGGCGGCAGCATCCGTTGGCGCACCAGCATCTCCAGCAGGAAGAACACGCCCAGCAGCGGGCCGGTGAGCAGGTTGGCATGCACCGACCAGACTTCCGCCGGCGCCCAGGCGAACAGCAGCGTGGACACCAGCGCATTGCCCGCGAGGAACAGCGCCCAGGCCAGGGTGACGCTGCGCGTGTAGCGGCGCGTGCGCGCGCTCAAGGGGCCAGCAGCGATCATGCGCGCCATGGCGCTGACCACTGGTTCGCGCCCCGCGCCAAGCGAGCGCGCGAACCATGCCGCCAGCGCCAGATGCGCGCCCAGGTGCTGCAGGTAATAAAGCCATGTGACGTGGCCGCGCAGCCAAGGCCAGGCCACCGCCAGCACAAGCGCGCTGACGCCTGCCACCAGACTGGCGGCAAGCCCCGGCCATGGCATCTGGAACGCCAGCAGCAATGCAGAGAACGCCAGCGGCGTGACCGCGACGGCGATGTGCAAGTCGATGGGGCCGACACCTGTGCTGGCCAGGTGGGCCGAAACAGCCCACAGCAGCAGCAGCGCCACGGCCAGGGCGTTGCGCCAGCAGGTCATTGCGTCCGGTGGGCCGCGATGTGCTCGGTCAGCGCTTGTAGCGAGGCGAATATCTGCTGGTTGTTCTCGTTGTCCGACTTGAGCTGAAAGCCGTAGCGCTTGGAGACCACGAGCGCGATCTCCAGCATGTCGATGGAGTCCAGCCCCAGGCCGTCGCCGTACAGCGGCGCCTGCGGGTCGATGCCCTGCGGCTGCACGTCCAGGTTCAGCGCCTCGACGATGAGGGCAGCGACCTCGGAGCGCAGGGTGTCGATGGAAGTGGTGGTCATGCAAGAGCTCACTGAATGGACGCCTGGCGGAACGCGAGCACCGCGTTGCTGCCGCCAAAAGCAAAGGAGTTGGACAGGGCGGCGCGCACGCGCACGTCATGCCGCCCCCGCAGGATGTGGTCGACGCCCTCGCACGCAGGGTCGAGGCGGCCTTCGAGATGGGCCGTAGGCGGCAGCGCCTGTTCACGCACGCTCAGCACCGTGGCCAGTGCCTCCATCGCACCGGCGGCGCCCATCAGATGGCCGTGCATGGACTTGGTGGCGCTCACGGGCAGGTGCGCGGCGTGGCCACCGAACACCTGCTGCAGCGCGTGGATCTCAATGGGATCGCCCTCGGGCGTGGCCGTGCCGTGGGCATTGACGTAGTCCACGTCTTCGGGCGCAAGGCCGCCTTCGGCCAGCGCCGCGCGAATGGCACGCGCCTGCCCTCCGGCGTCGGGGCGCACCAGGTGGGTGTGGTCGCAGCTCACGCCATAGCCGACCATCTCGGCATGGATGGCCGCGCCGCGCGTTCTGGCGTGCTCCCAGTCTTCCAAGACCAGCGCCACGCCACCCTCGCCCAGCACTAGGCCGGCACGGTCGGCGGCGAAGGGGCGGCAGGCCTGCGCGGCGGCATCGCCCACGTCGGGCGACATCAGGCGCATCGCCAGCCAGGCCTGGGCCACGCCGTAGGTCTGCGTGGCGTCCGATCCGCCCGTCAGCATCACGCTGGCGTGGCCCGCGCGAATGCGCCGGTAGGCCTCGCCGATCGCAATGGCCGACGAAGCGCAGGCGGCGGCATGGCTGGAGCTGACACCTCCCAGCCCCAGCTGGATGGAAATGTGCGCATTCACGGCGTTGTTCATTCCCATCACGACCGACAGCGGGGACAGACGTTCGCGCCCCTTGAGCCAGATGTCCTTGTAGCCGCGCTCGAAGGCCTGGATGCCGCCCAGTGCGGTGCCCCAGACGCAGCCCCAGTCCTCGCGCGTCTCGCTCTCGCAAGGCTGGCGCTCAAGCCCCGCGTCGGCCCAGGCGTCGAAGGCGGCGGCCAGTCCCAGGTGGGCGAAGCGCTCCATCATGGCGGCCAGCGGGCCGCCCAGTGCGGCCCTCGCATCGAAGTCGCGGCAGGTCACGAATGGCATCGACAGCGGGCGCGGCACGTCGTCGGTCTGCAGATGGTAGACCGCGGACTCACCGTCCATGAGGCGGCTGAAAAAGTCCGGCAGGTTACCACCGTACGGGCTGACCAGTCCCAGGCCCGTGACGGCGACGCGGCGTGCCGTCATGCCTGCGCGGTTTTTTGCGCGAGCAGCCGGTCGATGATGAGCTGCATGTCGGCCACCGTGACGGGCACCGGCTGGTCGTTGTCGATGGAAATATCCAGGCGGTCTTCCGCTTCGAACATCAGCTCGGCCACCATCAGCGAATCCACGCCCAGATCGGCGAGCACGGAATCCCTCTGGACTTTCTCGGGCTCGACACCCAGGCGTTCCTGGAGAAATTTGCGAATCAATTCGATCGAATCCATGGTGGTGAGGGACGGAAGTGGACAGCGGCAGAGATCTCGCCAAGACCCCTGCCCGAATCGGCTATTTTAACGAGCGCTCCACTGGCCGCCCTGCCGCCACGGACGGCCGATATGATGCCGCCTGGCCGTCGGCCCCCTCCATGCACAGCGCCCCGTCACCCACCCTCCAGCCGCCGTCCTGGCGCAGCCAGCTGCGGCCGCGCCTGACCTGCCTTTGGCCCCTGAAGGCAGCCGGCACCACGCTCTTCATCACCCTCTTCTTCCAGGCGTACTTCTACGTGCTGCGCTTCCCCGGCCAGACCGTCTGGACCATGCCTACGACGTGGATCGACGACTGGGTAGGCTTCACCCCGCTGGCGTTCCCGGTGTATGCGTCGCTGTGGGTCTATGTGTCGCTGCCGCCAGCGCTGATCGGCAACCTGAGGGGCCTGCTGTGGCACGGCCTGTGGGCTGGGCTGATGTGCGCCGTGTGCCTGGCCGTGTTCTGGGTCTTTCCCACCAAGGTACCCGACAACGCGCTGGACTGGGCCAGCCACCCCGGCATGTCACTGCTCAAGAGCGTGGACACCGGCGGCAACGCCTTCCCCTCGCTGCATGTGGCGGCCGCCGTGTTCGCCGCCTTCTGGCTGCGGCGGATCTTCCTGGTCATGGGCGCACCGCGCGGATGGTCCATCGCCAGCGCCCTGACCTGCGGGGCCATCGCCTGGTCCACGCTGGCGACGCTGCAGCACGTGGCGCTGGACGCGATGGCCGGGGCGCTCGTGGGCTGGCTGTTCGCCTGGCTGTCGCTGCGGCGGCCGGGGGACGCACTGGACGCGCCGGCGGCCTACTGCCGGCACACCCGCACCACGTCCTCGCCATAGGCTTCGAGCTTTTTCGCGCCCATGCCGTTGATGCCCTGCAAATCCTGCAACGAGGCTGGGTTGCGCTCGGCAATCGCGGCCAGCGTGGCGTCGTGGAAGATGACGTAGGCCGGCAGGTTGTGCTCGCGCGCCACCTCGGCGCGCCAGGCGCGCAGGTTGATGAAGCGCACCTGCGCGTCCTGATCCAGATTGGCCGCCGCCACCGGCGGGGCGGCGGCGCGGCGCGTGCGCCGGCCTGCGGCCTGCGCCGTGGCCTCGCGCAGCAGCACCTGCTGCTCGCCGCGCAGCACCGGGCGCGAGCCTTCGGTCAGCGTCAGCGTGTCGAAGCTGTAGCTGCCCTCGAGCTGCACGCGCTGCACGCCCACGGCGCCCAGCGCCAGCAGCTGGCGCAGCACGCCGCGCAGCTGGCGGTCTGAATACTCGCGGCCGACGCCGAAGGTGGACAGCCGCTCGTGGCCGTACTGGCGCACCTTGTCCGTGTCCTTGCCGCGCACGATGTCCAGCAGGTGCCCGGCGCCAAAGCTCAGCCCGCTGGCCTGGTGGACGCGGTAGATGGCGGACAGGAGCTTTCTGGCCGCGTCCGTGCCGTCCCATACCGCCGGAGGCTGCAGGCAGTTGTCGCAGTTGCCGCAGGTGGCGCAGGCGCCGCCGTCCGCGCGGGCCGACCGACCGTACTCCTCGCCAAAGTAGCGCAGCAGGCGCACGCGGCGGCAGTCCGTGGCCTCGGCCAGGGCCAGCAGCGCATCGAGCTTGCCGCGCAGCACGGCCTTGAATTCCTCGGCGGCGTCGCCGCCTTCGATCATGCGCCGCTGGTTCACCACGTCCTGCAAGCCATAGACCATCCAGGCGTCCGCCGGCAGGCCGTCGCGCCCGGCGCGGCCCGTCTCCTGGTAGTAGCCCTCGATGTTCTTAGGCATGTCCAGGTGGGCGACGAAGCGCACGTCGGGCTTGTCTATGCCCATGCCGAAGGCGATCGTCGCCACCATGACGATGCCGTCCTCGCGCAAAAAGCGATCCTGGTGCTGCTGGCGCACTTCGGCGCCCATGCCGGCGTGGTAGGGCAGCGCCTGGATGCCGGCGTCCTGCAGCGCCGCCGCCATCTCCTCGACGCGCTTGCGGCTTTGGCAATAGACGATGCCGGCATCGCCCGGATGCTCGTGCTCGATGAAGCGCACCAGCTGCGCCAGCGGCTCCTTTTTCTTTTCCTCGATGCGGTAGCGGATGTTGGGCCGGTCGAAGCTGCTGACGAAAAGGCGCGCCTCCTGCAGTTGCAGCCCCGCGACGATGTCGGCGCGCGTCAGCTCGTCGGCGGTGGCCGTGAGCGCGATGCGCGGCACGTCGGGGTAGCGCTCGTGCAGCAGGGACAGCTGGCGGTATTCGGGCCGGAAGTCGTGCCCCCACTGGCTCACGCAGTGCGCCTCGTCGATGGCGATGAGCGACAGCTGGCCGCGCGCGTGCAGGTCGTCGAGCAGGGCGATGAAGCGCTCGGTGGTCACGCGCTCGGGTGCGGCATACAGCAGCGTCAGCTCGCCGCGCGCCAGGCGCTGCTCGACCTCGCGCGTTTGCGGCCAGTCCAGCGTGGAGTTCAGAAAGGCCGCCTCGACGCCGGCCTCCAGCAGCGCCCCGACCTGGTCGTGCATCAGCGCGATCAGCGGCGAGACCACCAGCGTCACGCCGCAGCCGGCCTGGCGACGCACGATGGCCGGCACCTGGTAGCACAGCGATTTGCCGCCGCCCGTGGGCATGAGCACCAGCGCGTCGCCGCCATCGGTCACATGCTCGACGATGGCTTGCTGTGGGCCACGGAAGTGCTCGTAGCCAAAGACGGTGTGCAAAACGGTGTGCGCGGGAGACAAGAAATACTCTCTTTTCGATAGCTATCAACGCTTGCCAGACAAGGCTTTTGGCCGTATTTGGCTTGAAATACCAGAGCCTGGGGCGGAGCTGGCTGGCAGCGCAGGGCAAACGGGCATTTTGCCCCTGGGCCACGATTTTCAAATCCTATGGAGCGGTCTGGGGATTGAATTGGACGGCTGGGCGCTGCACCCCGAAGATGCCTGGCGCATCCGCTCCCCAGCGCTGCCACCCGCCCGGCAGCACGAGACACCGAAACCACCATGAACTTCGCCCCCACCCCGAGCAGCAACAGATCCAGGACGCCATCGAGCGCATCTGCGCGCCCTTCGACGCCGATTACTGGCTGGCCAAGGATCGCGAGGGCGGCTTTCCGCACGACTTCCACCAGGCGCTGGCCGAATCGGGCTGGCTGGGCATCGCCATGCCCGAGGAGTACGGCGGCGCCGGCCTGGGCATCAGCGAGGCAGCGCTGATGATGCACACCATCTCGGCCAGCGGCGCCGGGCTGTCGGGCGCCTCTGCCGTCCACATGAACATCTTCGGCCTGCATCCAGTGGTGGTGTTCGGCAGCGACGAGCAGAAAAAGCGTTGGCTGCCGCCGCTGATCCAGGGCCGCGACAAGGCCTGCTTTGGCGTGACCGAACCCAACGCCGGCCTGAACACGCTGAAGCTGCAGACGCGCGCGGTGCGCAGCGACGGTGGCCGGGGCGACCACTACGTGGTGCATGGCCAGAAGGTCTTCATCTCCACCGCCCAGGTGGCCAACAAGATCCTCCTGCTCACGCGCACCACGCCGGTGGAGCAGGCGCGTGGCACCGAAGGCCTGACGCTGTTCTACACCGACCTCGACCGCAGCAAAATCGACGTACACGAGATCGACAAGCTGGGGCGCAAGTGCGTGGACACCAACCAGCTGTTCATCGACGGCCTGCGCATCCCGGTGGAAGATCGCGTGGGCGAGGAGGGCCAGGGCTTTTCCTACATCCTGCACGGCATGAACCCCGAGCGCATCCTGATCGCCGCCGAGGCCATCGGCCTGGGCCGTGCCGCCCTGGCGCGCGCTGCCGGCTATGCCGCCGAGCGCGAGGTCTTTGGCCGGCCCATAGGCAAGAACCAGGGCATCCAGCACCCGCTGGCCGAGGCCTGGATGGAGCTGGAGGCGGCGCACCTGATGGTACACAAGGCCGCCTGGCTGTACGACCAGGGCGCGAGCTGCGCCGCCGAGGCCAACGCCGCCAAGTACCTGGGCGCCGAGGCCGGCTGGCGCGCCTGCGAGCGCGCCATCTTCACGCACGGCGGCATGGGCTATGCGCGGGAGTACCACGTCGAGCGCTACATGCGCGAGGCCTGGATTCCGCGCCTGGCGCCGGTGAGCCCGCAGCTCATCCTGTGCTTCATCGCCGAGAAGGTGCTGGGGCTGCCCAAGTCGTACTGAGAGCGTGTTCACGATCCCCGCGCGCAGTGCGGCAGGGCGGGCAGGTGCAGCAAGGCCCCTGTCGGCCTGGGGCATCATGCGCGCCCATGAAACTGCATCTGCTGCGCTACTTCGCCGTGCTGGCCGAGGAGCTGCACTTTGGCCGCGCCGCCGAGCGGCTGTGCATCACGCAGCCGCCGCTGTCCTCGGGCATCAAGGCACTGGAGCAGGGCCTGGGCGTGCGGCTGTTCGAGCGCAGCAGCAAGCACGTCGCCCTGACCCCGGCCGGCCATGCCTACCTGGTCGAAGTGCGCGCCGTGCTCGACCACGTGGAGCGTGCCGCCGAGGCCGCGCGCGCCGTGGCCGCCGGCCTGGCCGGGCGGCTGGACATCGGCTTTACCGGCTCCATGGCGTATCGCGACATGCCGCGCATCGTCCACGCCTTTGCCGCACGCGCGCCGGGCATCGAGGTGCAGCTGCGCGAGTTGTCGTCCAGCGAGCAGCTGCTGGCGCTGGCGCCGCGCCTGGCGCACCTGCCGCTGACCGAAGACCACCTGGTGTGCTGCCTGCCGCAGGAGCATCCGCTGGCGCACACGAAGGCCGTGCCGCTGCGCGAGCTGGGGCATGAGAGCTTCGTCATGTTCGCGCGCGATGCGGCGCCGGCCAACCACGACAACGTGATTGCGCTGCTGCAGCGCGCCGGCATCCACCCGCGCACGCGCCACGCGGCGCGCCAGTGGCTGACCGTGGTGTCGCTGGTGGCGCTGCGCATGGGCGTGGCGCTGGTGCCGGCGTCGCTGGCGCGCGCCGGGCTGCAGGGCGTGCGCTTCGTGCCGATCGCCGGGCTGCGCCATCCGGCGGTGGGCGCACTGGTCTGGCACGAGGAGATCGATAGCCCTGCGCTGCAGGCCTTCATTGACTGCGCGCGCGGCTGCCTGCAGGCGGCGTTCCTACAATCGCCGCCACCATGAGCCAGCAACCCGCCCACCCTGTCCGCCCCGCCCTGCCCGCCTACACCCGCGCCCGGCAGCTGCCCGCCATCCTGGCCAAGCGCATCGCCATCCTCGATGGCGCCATGGGCACCATGATCCAGCGCTTCAAGCTGACTGAAGACCAGTACCGCGGCACGCGCTTTGCCGACTTCCCGCGCGACGTGAAGGGCAACAACGAACTGCTGAGCCTGACCCGTCCCGACGTGATCCAGGACATCCACGAGGGCTACCTGGCCGCCGGCGCCGACCTGATCGAGACCAACACCTTCGGCGCCACGTCGATTGCCCAGGACGACTACGGCATGGGCGAACTGGCCTACGAGATGAATCTGCAAAGCGCCCGCCTGGCGCGCGCGGCCTGCGACAAGTTCAGCACCCCCGATTGGCCGCGCTTTGTCGCCGGCGCGCTCGGCCCCACGCCCAAGACCGCCAGCATCAGTCCCGACGTGAACGACCCCGGCGCACGCAACGTGACCTTCGAGCTGCTGCGCGCCGCCTACCACGAGCAAACGCGCGGCCTGATGGACGGCGGCGCCGACGTGCTGCTGGTCGAGACGATCTTCGACACGCTCAACGCCAAGGCCGCGCTGTTTGCCATCGACGAGGTGTTCGAGGAAACCGGCGAATGCCTGCCCATCATGATCAGCGGCACGGTGACCGACGCCTCGGGCCGCATCCTGAGCGGCCAGACGGTGACCGCCTTCTGGCACAGCGTGCGCCACGCCCGGCCCCTGTCGGTGGGCCTGAACTGCGCCCTGGGCGCAGCGCTGATGCGCCCCTACATCCAGGAGCTGGCGCGCGTGGCCGGCGACACCTTCATCAGCTGCTACCCCAACGCCGGCCTGCCCAACCCGATGAGCGACACGGGTTTTGACGAAACGCCCGAGGTCACCAGCCGCCTGGTACACGAATTCGCCGCCGAGGGGCTGGTCAACATCGTCGGCGGCTGCTGCGGCACCACGCCCGAGCACATCGGCGCGATCGCCCGCGCCGTGGCGCCAGTGGGCACGCGCCGGCTGTTCGCGGCAGCGGCCTGAAGGCACGCGGCTGGCCTGAAAGACCCTGCGGTTTTTGCGCGCTTGCGCCCTTGCGCAATATCCGGCAGTTCGCGCCCAGCCAGTCCCGTGCGCCCCGCCCGATGCAAACTTGTTGACAGATTGCCCCTGTCCAGACAAGCCCGCCAGGGGCGATGATTGGCAGTTTCAGGCAGCCACGGTGGCCGCCTGTCTCCCCCCTGCCCCGGAGATTCCCGTCCGCATGATCGCGCTGCCCCGGCTGCTTCGGCAGTCCGCCCGTATCGTTGCAGCGCTGCTGGCGGTGGCCTGCGCCAGCGCGGCTGCAGCAGAGGCTGCGCCAGCGCCCTGCCAGGGCGCCGAGCGCATCCGCCTGATCCAGCCCGTCGAGCTGGACGCCCAGGAGCTGGCCATCCTGGGCCAGCTACCGCCGCTGAAGGTGCTGGCCGTGAGCGCGCCGCCGCTGTCGGCCCCTGACCAGGCGGGCGGCTACAGCGGCATTGCCGTCGATGTACTGTGCTTCATCACCACGCAGCTGGGCCTGGGCTATGAATTCGTGGCCGCGCCCGAGCTGACCGTGGCGCAGAAGATCCAGCAGGTGCAGGACGGCCAGGTCGATCTGTTCCTGCCCCTGAGCCATCTGCCCGAACGCGAGCGCCTGGGCACCTTCACGGCGCCGTTCTACGACAGCTATTACGTGGTCATCGCGCGCAAGGGGCGGCGCCTGGCGGTGGCGCAGACCGCCGACCTGGCACGCTACCGCGTCGGCCTGATCGATGGCGTGGCGCTGCGCCCGGTGCTGCAGGACATCGTGCCCGCCGAGCAGCTGCTGGCCTTCAACCAGATCACCACCTCCGCCGGCCTGTTCGAGGCGCTGCGCAACGACCGCATCGACGTGGCGGTGTTCAACGCCGACTTCTTTGCCGAGCAACGCTTTCGCCATGAGCTGTTCGATCTGGAGGTGATCCACACGCTGCGCTCCTATCCGCGCCAGTACCGCTTCTACCTGACCCGCTCGGCGCAGCACCGGCACCTGGCTGCCGTCTTCGACCGCTATCTGGCCGTCATCGACACCACGCTGTCGCTGCAGGCGCACGAGGACGGCGAGCGCCAGTTCATCGAGCGCTACGTGCGCCAGCGCAGCCAGGGCACGCTGATGCAGGCCGCCGTGGCGCTGGCCGTGCTGCTGGCGCTGGCGGCGTGCATCGCCCTGCGCAAGTACCGCCATCTGGCGCGCAGCCTGGCGCACAGCCACCAGCGCATCCTGCAGCAGCAGCACGCGCTGCAGGCCGCCAATGCCGAGCTGGAGCAGCTCAGCCATACCGATGCGCTGACCCGGCTGGCCAACCGGCGCTTGTTCGACCAGACGCTGGCGCGCGAGCATGGCCGCTGGCAGCGCACCGCCTCGCCGCTGAGCCTGCTGATGATCGACCTGGATCACTTCAAGCGCGTCAATGACCACTACGGCCACGCCACCGGCGACGACTACCTGCGCGCCGTGGCCGAGGTGCTGGCCCAGGCCGCCGCCCGGCCCACCGATCTGGCGGCGCGCTATGGCGGCGAGGAATTCGTCTGCCTGCTGCCCGACACCAGCGCCAGCGAGGCCCGTGCCGTGGCGGAACGGATGCGCGCCGGGGTGGCGGCGCTGAACCTGCCCAACACCCTGGCCGAGCCTCCCTATCTGACCATCAGCATCGGCGTGGCCACCCTGGCGGACGGGATGCACAGCGCCCAGCAGCTGCTGGAGGCTGCCGACGCCCAGCTGTATGCCGCCAAGCACGCCAGGCGCGACCAGGCCTGTGCCACCACCCTCGGGGAGGAGGGTTGAGGAATTACAGCCAAAACCGGCTCAAACCCTTATCCAGCAAGCGCTGACAGCTATCAAAAAAGATTCAATCAGGCACGCGCCATGCGCTGGAACAGACCACCGGGCAGGCGCGCCACCTGGCCGTCCAGCTCCAGCTCCAGCAGCCGCACCTGCAGCCGGGCGGCGTCCAGCCCGGTGCGGGCGATGAGCGCGTCCAGCCCGGCAGGGTCATGGCCCAGCGCCTGCAGCACCTCGTCGCTGCTCTCGTCGCTGCCTTTGTCGCTGCCTTCGCTGCCGCGATCGGCAGCGCTGCCGGCGCCACTGCCGCCGTCGGCCTGCTGCCGTGCCAGCACTGGACGCAACTCGTCGAGCACGTCCTGCGCCGTCTCCACCAGCGTGGCGCCGTCGCGGATCAGCGCGTGGCAGCCGCGCGCCTGCGGGGCGTGTACCGAGCCGGGAATGGCGAACACCTCGCGCCCCTGCTCGGCCGCCATGCGCGCCGTGATGAGCGAACCCGAGGCCGGCGCTGCCTCGACCACCAGCGTACCCAGCGCCAGGCCGGAGATGATGCGGTTGCGCTGCGGGAAGTGCGCCGGCAGCGGCGGCGCGCCCAGCGGATATTCGCTGACCAGCACGCCGTGGCGCGCGATGCGCTGCGCCAGGCTGCGATGCGCTGCCGGATAGACGCGATCCAGCCCGGTGCCGACCACGGCAATGGTGCGGGCCGTGCGGGGAGCGCCGGGCGTGCTGGACATGCCGGGGGCATCTGCAGCCCCGGCAGGGCCGCCCTCGGCCAGCGCCAGCGCGCCTTCGTGCGCCGCAGCGTCCACCCCCAGCGCCAGGCCGGAGACGATACACAGGCCCTGCCCGGCCAGCGCCCGGGCGAACTGCCGGGCGTTCTCGCGGCCCTGGGGCGTGGGGTTGCGGCTGCCGACCACGGCCAGGCAGGCTGTGGGCGCGAAAGGCTGGCCGGCATCGAGCAGTTCGGCAGCGCCCAGCAGGTACAGCAGCAGCGGCGGGTCGGGTGTCTCCAGCAGGGCCGGCGGATAGGCCGCATCGCCCAGGGTGACGATGGCGCGGCGCAGGCCGGCAGCCTCGGGCGCTTCGGCGCCGGCGTGCAGCCACTGCCAGGTACGCCCGATCTGCTCATCGAGCCGGGGCGGCAGTTGCGCCAGGGCTTGCGCCGGCCCCGGGGCGAGGTGCTGGCGCCAGTCGGCAGGCGTGTGCGCAAAGACCTCCTGCGGCAGGCCGTAGGCGGCCAGCAGCCGGCGCGCGCTGGTGCGTCCGACGCCCGGCGTGGTCGTCAGGCGCAGCCAGGCGGTC
This portion of the Melaminivora jejuensis genome encodes:
- a CDS encoding phosphopantetheine-binding protein, with translation MTTTSIDTLRSEVAALIVEALNLDVQPQGIDPQAPLYGDGLGLDSIDMLEIALVVSKRYGFQLKSDNENNQQIFASLQALTEHIAAHRTQ
- a CDS encoding beta-ketoacyl-[acyl-carrier-protein] synthase family protein is translated as MTARRVAVTGLGLVSPYGGNLPDFFSRLMDGESAVYHLQTDDVPRPLSMPFVTCRDFDARAALGGPLAAMMERFAHLGLAAAFDAWADAGLERQPCESETREDWGCVWGTALGGIQAFERGYKDIWLKGRERLSPLSVVMGMNNAVNAHISIQLGLGGVSSSHAAACASSAIAIGEAYRRIRAGHASVMLTGGSDATQTYGVAQAWLAMRLMSPDVGDAAAQACRPFAADRAGLVLGEGGVALVLEDWEHARTRGAAIHAEMVGYGVSCDHTHLVRPDAGGQARAIRAALAEGGLAPEDVDYVNAHGTATPEGDPIEIHALQQVFGGHAAHLPVSATKSMHGHLMGAAGAMEALATVLSVREQALPPTAHLEGRLDPACEGVDHILRGRHDVRVRAALSNSFAFGGSNAVLAFRQASIQ
- a CDS encoding acyl carrier protein; the protein is MDSIELIRKFLQERLGVEPEKVQRDSVLADLGVDSLMVAELMFEAEDRLDISIDNDQPVPVTVADMQLIIDRLLAQKTAQA
- a CDS encoding phosphatase PAP2 family protein; the encoded protein is MHSAPSPTLQPPSWRSQLRPRLTCLWPLKAAGTTLFITLFFQAYFYVLRFPGQTVWTMPTTWIDDWVGFTPLAFPVYASLWVYVSLPPALIGNLRGLLWHGLWAGLMCAVCLAVFWVFPTKVPDNALDWASHPGMSLLKSVDTGGNAFPSLHVAAAVFAAFWLRRIFLVMGAPRGWSIASALTCGAIAWSTLATLQHVALDAMAGALVGWLFAWLSLRRPGDALDAPAAYCRHTRTTSSP
- the recQ gene encoding DNA helicase RecQ, whose product is MSPAHTVLHTVFGYEHFRGPQQAIVEHVTDGGDALVLMPTGGGKSLCYQVPAIVRRQAGCGVTLVVSPLIALMHDQVGALLEAGVEAAFLNSTLDWPQTREVEQRLARGELTLLYAAPERVTTERFIALLDDLHARGQLSLIAIDEAHCVSQWGHDFRPEYRQLSLLHERYPDVPRIALTATADELTRADIVAGLQLQEARLFVSSFDRPNIRYRIEEKKKEPLAQLVRFIEHEHPGDAGIVYCQSRKRVEEMAAALQDAGIQALPYHAGMGAEVRQQHQDRFLREDGIVMVATIAFGMGIDKPDVRFVAHLDMPKNIEGYYQETGRAGRDGLPADAWMVYGLQDVVNQRRMIEGGDAAEEFKAVLRGKLDALLALAEATDCRRVRLLRYFGEEYGRSARADGGACATCGNCDNCLQPPAVWDGTDAARKLLSAIYRVHQASGLSFGAGHLLDIVRGKDTDKVRQYGHERLSTFGVGREYSDRQLRGVLRQLLALGAVGVQRVQLEGSYSFDTLTLTEGSRPVLRGEQQVLLREATAQAAGRRTRRAAAPPVAAANLDQDAQVRFINLRAWRAEVAREHNLPAYVIFHDATLAAIAERNPASLQDLQGINGMGAKKLEAYGEDVVRVCRQ
- a CDS encoding acyl-CoA dehydrogenase family protein, yielding MPGASAPQRCHPPGSTRHRNHHELRPHPEQQQIQDAIERICAPFDADYWLAKDREGGFPHDFHQALAESGWLGIAMPEEYGGAGLGISEAALMMHTISASGAGLSGASAVHMNIFGLHPVVVFGSDEQKKRWLPPLIQGRDKACFGVTEPNAGLNTLKLQTRAVRSDGGRGDHYVVHGQKVFISTAQVANKILLLTRTTPVEQARGTEGLTLFYTDLDRSKIDVHEIDKLGRKCVDTNQLFIDGLRIPVEDRVGEEGQGFSYILHGMNPERILIAAEAIGLGRAALARAAGYAAEREVFGRPIGKNQGIQHPLAEAWMELEAAHLMVHKAAWLYDQGASCAAEANAAKYLGAEAGWRACERAIFTHGGMGYAREYHVERYMREAWIPRLAPVSPQLILCFIAEKVLGLPKSY
- a CDS encoding LysR family transcriptional regulator, giving the protein MKLHLLRYFAVLAEELHFGRAAERLCITQPPLSSGIKALEQGLGVRLFERSSKHVALTPAGHAYLVEVRAVLDHVERAAEAARAVAAGLAGRLDIGFTGSMAYRDMPRIVHAFAARAPGIEVQLRELSSSEQLLALAPRLAHLPLTEDHLVCCLPQEHPLAHTKAVPLRELGHESFVMFARDAAPANHDNVIALLQRAGIHPRTRHAARQWLTVVSLVALRMGVALVPASLARAGLQGVRFVPIAGLRHPAVGALVWHEEIDSPALQAFIDCARGCLQAAFLQSPPP
- a CDS encoding homocysteine S-methyltransferase family protein, which gives rise to MSQQPAHPVRPALPAYTRARQLPAILAKRIAILDGAMGTMIQRFKLTEDQYRGTRFADFPRDVKGNNELLSLTRPDVIQDIHEGYLAAGADLIETNTFGATSIAQDDYGMGELAYEMNLQSARLARAACDKFSTPDWPRFVAGALGPTPKTASISPDVNDPGARNVTFELLRAAYHEQTRGLMDGGADVLLVETIFDTLNAKAALFAIDEVFEETGECLPIMISGTVTDASGRILSGQTVTAFWHSVRHARPLSVGLNCALGAALMRPYIQELARVAGDTFISCYPNAGLPNPMSDTGFDETPEVTSRLVHEFAAEGLVNIVGGCCGTTPEHIGAIARAVAPVGTRRLFAAAA
- a CDS encoding sensor domain-containing diguanylate cyclase; the encoded protein is MIALPRLLRQSARIVAALLAVACASAAAAEAAPAPCQGAERIRLIQPVELDAQELAILGQLPPLKVLAVSAPPLSAPDQAGGYSGIAVDVLCFITTQLGLGYEFVAAPELTVAQKIQQVQDGQVDLFLPLSHLPERERLGTFTAPFYDSYYVVIARKGRRLAVAQTADLARYRVGLIDGVALRPVLQDIVPAEQLLAFNQITTSAGLFEALRNDRIDVAVFNADFFAEQRFRHELFDLEVIHTLRSYPRQYRFYLTRSAQHRHLAAVFDRYLAVIDTTLSLQAHEDGERQFIERYVRQRSQGTLMQAAVALAVLLALAACIALRKYRHLARSLAHSHQRILQQQHALQAANAELEQLSHTDALTRLANRRLFDQTLAREHGRWQRTASPLSLLMIDLDHFKRVNDHYGHATGDDYLRAVAEVLAQAAARPTDLAARYGGEEFVCLLPDTSASEARAVAERMRAGVAALNLPNTLAEPPYLTISIGVATLADGMHSAQQLLEAADAQLYAAKHARRDQACATTLGEEG
- a CDS encoding DNA-processing protein DprA — translated: MERDELTAWLRLTTTPGVGRTSARRLLAAYGLPQEVFAHTPADWRQHLAPGPAQALAQLPPRLDEQIGRTWQWLHAGAEAPEAAGLRRAIVTLGDAAYPPALLETPDPPLLLYLLGAAELLDAGQPFAPTACLAVVGSRNPTPQGRENARQFARALAGQGLCIVSGLALGVDAAAHEGALALAEGGPAGAADAPGMSSTPGAPRTARTIAVVGTGLDRVYPAAHRSLAQRIARHGVLVSEYPLGAPPLPAHFPQRNRIISGLALGTLVVEAAPASGSLITARMAAEQGREVFAIPGSVHAPQARGCHALIRDGATLVETAQDVLDELRPVLARQQADGGSGAGSAADRGSEGSDKGSDESSDEVLQALGHDPAGLDALIARTGLDAARLQVRLLELELDGQVARLPGGLFQRMARA